The DNA window TGGTGGATGTTCTTTCTTCAACACAGACTCTGCCTTTTCATCTTCAAACAGTAAATATGGGAGTTCAGGCTTGAGTACAAGCGATGTAGAGGACTCTGGGATAAGTGAGATCTCTATGGGTGAGTTGAGCAGTACAAAGGCCATTTTGGAATGTTGTCAAGAGACCCAAGACAGTAAAACCGTGGAAACATTAGACAAGCAGATGGAATCCTCATGCTCCATTTCCTTGCCACTAATTGTTTCTGGTGAATCTGGGTGACTAAAGCTTTGCCTCTTGTGATTGGGTAAAGTTTTATACAGGTTTCGATTTGCTCCTCAGCTATTGCTGCATCTGTAAATTGTACACTTCATTCGTCAGGCCTCCATCTAACATTTTGATTGAGAGTGGTTTGTGGTGGATTTGCATGGGCAGACCTGGTTCAGTTCTGGGCTGATTTTGTGCATGTTATTCCTCAGTGTGACAGGATTTCTGTTTGAAGCCTCTACTTCATGTTCACTATATCCATATCAAAGATGTAATTTACAACGGTTGAGTGGTCTGTCTGTGGTTCAGTTTTGGCTGAACACTTGCTTGTGTGTTGTCTATTTCAATTGTAAGGtccaaaaattgtttcttgAGGTGGATGAGGCTGATTTAAGAGCCTCTTCTTCACAGTCATGCTTGCTTGTTATGCCTTATCAGTAACccatttcttatttcttttaaaTGTGCAGTCCTGTCAACAACCATATCCAATACCTGAGTCAGAACATGGTTGGCAGGAATGGCAACTTTTGTGGGTTTACGCCTTCAGGGTGAGAATTGTTGAAACCAATCTCAATCGTATACCTCATCTAATAGAAACCAGACCTGGCCAATCATAGTTGGTGCAGTTTGACCATTAACAGCTTATATTCATTATTGCAACATTCAATAAGGATAGTGCAGGTTCCATGACTAGTTAGCTGGGCTAGTCTTTAGTCAACTCAAACCAAAATCCACATTCAATACTCAGTAACAACAATGTTATTTGAGAGCCTGAAGCTGGGGAGAAAGTCCCTTTAATTCAAATTTCTCAAGGCTAGTGGAGATAAGAACGTCGTTCCTACCTTTAGTTACCATTAATGACCCAACCCCACCCTACTATACATCTCAACCTTATCTCATATGGATCCTTGCCTCCCATCAATTCTATCAGGGGTCATTTTTGATAGACAAGGCCTAAACTTTGTATGTCTCTCCTCATCACTTCTCCTAAGGACAtagggtcattttaggtctagtCTCTGGTTCTAGcttttttaatttgaatcaaTTCACACCTTTTAAACTTTGACATTGTACCGACTGTGTCGTACACAAATATATCCATTCTCGGATAACTGATTTGCTCTTTCCTACCAATAATCCTTGCAAGTACAAATTCCATCTTTGAAATGGTGGAACCTAGTCCGATCACGAACCACTATTTCCCGGTTGCAGATCTTTGAAATCAATTTAGTAACATTATGACAGTCGGTGCAAAACCTAAGATTCTTCACAATCCGAAGGGTAGATCCTGGTGCTGTGCTGATAAGGCCAAATCCAATAGCCAATTTTTCACTGTGATGACCAAGTGCCTgctctttctcctcctcttctatATCATACAACACTACAGAAGTCTCTACAGAATAGCCATCTTCACTCATCTTCATTCCCAGCTCCTCCAACTTCTTACAAATCATTGCATATCTAGGATGTGACTTCTCACCAGAGATAAACTCATGAATTGTGTTATCAACTTCAATTGAACTACAACCAGGTATCTTCTTGATACCTCTGTGCCTCATGAACTTCCTTACTTTCTCAACATCTTCCCATCTCCCAACTGAGGCATACAAGTTTGACAGAAGTACATAGTCTCCACTACCCTGAGCTTCCATTTCTAAAACAATTTTATCAGCCAATTCGACATTCTTGTGAAGTCTACAACCTCCCAGCAGAGCCCTCCAAACAACCACATCTGGTGTGATGGGCATATTTCTTATAACCTCTTCAGCTTCCATCAACAGTCCAGAACGACTAAGAAGATCCACCATACAAGCATAATGTTCCAATACTGGGGTAATTCCATATTCTTTCATGGTCCCATAGAAGTGCCTTCTGCCTTCGTCTAGAAAACCCCCATGGCTGCAGGCCAAGAGCACTCCCACAAATGTGACCTCATCAGGTCTAAACCCTTTATCATTAACCATCTTATTAAACAAGTCCAGTGCTTGTTCAGCATTGCCATTCATGGCCAACCCATTGATAAGGGCATTCCCTGTACACAGAGTCTTCTCCTTCAAACACCCGAAAACCTCCACAGCCAACTCTGTGATCCCACATTTGGAGTACATGTCAATAAGTGCAGAACCCAAGAATGGATCCAACTGAAACCGACTCTTATTAATGTAAACATGGATCCATTTCCCTGTTTCCAGAGCTCCAAGGCTCCCACAAGCTGATAGTGCACCGCAAACAGTAGTAGAATTGGGCTTAACATTCTCGGCCAACATCCGACGGAACAATTGCAAGGCCTCAAATGGATCGTGGTTTTGCACATAACTTGAGATCATGGCATTCCAAGAAACCACATCTCTCTCTGGCATACGTTCAAAAACCTCTCGAGCTGCTGATATATCTCCATTACTGGAGAACCCAAATACCAAGGTAGTCCAAGTAATGACATTTGGAGACGGAACTTGTTGGAAAAGCCGAAATGCATCATCCATGTTCCCTGATTCAGCATACTTATGAATCATGGAATTGAAAGAGACAATATCCCTTTGAGGCATTCCATCAAACAGGTTCCGTGCATCCTGTAGCCGATCACACAATGCATAACAACTAAGAATTGCATTCATGAGAGTCGTATAAGAACTAAACCCACGCTTTAAAATCATCAAATGGACATGGGTAGTGTGGAAAAGAGACTTAGACTTGGAAGAAGCCTTAAGAAGGAACTGTAAGGTGTACTTGTCCCAGGGAAGGTGACCCATTTGGGTAGCGAAGAAGGAAAAAGCATCGTTGGGCGTCGGTGAATTGGCATAAGCCAAAAGCATGGAATTGTGGAGGTAGAGAAGTGAATGAGAAAGTGAATTGCGGAGGAGTAGATGGGCATGGATTTGTTTGAgttgtttgtttgttgttgtGGAAGACTGCAAGAGATTGATGAGGCTGTGTCTCTGGTTTCGAATTGAAGTCGGGGAGATATTTTTgggtcgaacaagaagaagatgcaTCTATCTGTTCATCTTCCTCTGTCTTTTGCCAAAAGTGAATGATCACAAATCGCAGCGACGAAAACTTTTGATGAAATATTACAGAAGCTATGGAGCTGCTCAGAAAGTTTACCAGAATTTACAAAAAGCTTCTAAAAGTAACGATCGTGGGATGCGGTTTTAGTTTCGGTAGTTGTTTTTAGTCGAAGTCGCATAGCTGGATTGCGACTTTGTGCGGCTTTGTTGAATAGAAGATTTACCTTATACtgaaaaaatagaagaatagaAGGTTTACCTCCAGAACTTTGTTTATTATGAAGGctctaattttttaataaatttatttaatttgaGATTATAAGAtatgtttttcaaaatttttattatattttaatgaaatattttttatttttctaatcttTATATGATTTTTGCAACAAATCCAATAAATATTTTACAACGTAACAAATGCAGCTGAATTGAAGAAAACCTTAATTTCCTTGgtaactttattttttactcTAACTTCCTTGATAAAGAAAATAATCATTCAAGTATCTTCCCCTTTTTGCCTTTCTAACAATTGGCTCTGAAATTTAGATATtagtttttaaatttcaaattaaatccCTCCTCAGACGGTTGAACTTGAAATGTCCAAAGCTAATGATCGATTGGAGTGGGTTTTTGTAGGTGCTATGTTTGAATTCttaggctttttttttatttttgaagtgTTTGCTATCCAATTTCTTCTATCATTTATTCTACAAAACTTAAAAgtggggttttttattttttgaaacctCGAGGGGTGTATGGCAACGATATCCTTTTAAGTCCATATATTTTCATCCTTGCTAGCTATGGAGGGTTTATCTTGTTTACGTGAAGTCTACCAAGATTTAAATATGTTTAAAGGAATCAAAATTGTTAAGTCTTACTTACATTTTGCTAATTATACAAT is part of the Macadamia integrifolia cultivar HAES 741 chromosome 9, SCU_Mint_v3, whole genome shotgun sequence genome and encodes:
- the LOC122089200 gene encoding pentatricopeptide repeat-containing protein At1g08070, chloroplastic-like yields the protein MHLLLVRPKNISPTSIRNQRHSLINLLQSSTTTNKQLKQIHAHLLLRNSLSHSLLYLHNSMLLAYANSPTPNDAFSFFATQMGHLPWDKYTLQFLLKASSKSKSLFHTTHVHLMILKRGFSSYTTLMNAILSCYALCDRLQDARNLFDGMPQRDIVSFNSMIHKYAESGNMDDAFRLFQQVPSPNVITWTTLVFGFSSNGDISAAREVFERMPERDVVSWNAMISSYVQNHDPFEALQLFRRMLAENVKPNSTTVCGALSACGSLGALETGKWIHVYINKSRFQLDPFLGSALIDMYSKCGITELAVEVFGCLKEKTLCTGNALINGLAMNGNAEQALDLFNKMVNDKGFRPDEVTFVGVLLACSHGGFLDEGRRHFYGTMKEYGITPVLEHYACMVDLLSRSGLLMEAEEVIRNMPITPDVVVWRALLGGCRLHKNVELADKIVLEMEAQGSGDYVLLSNLYASVGRWEDVEKVRKFMRHRGIKKIPGCSSIEVDNTIHEFISGEKSHPRYAMICKKLEELGMKMSEDGYSVETSVVLYDIEEEEKEQALGHHSEKLAIGFGLISTAPGSTLRIVKNLRFCTDCHNVTKLISKICNREIVVRDRTRFHHFKDGICTCKDYW